A genomic stretch from Setaria italica strain Yugu1 chromosome VII, Setaria_italica_v2.0, whole genome shotgun sequence includes:
- the LOC101766156 gene encoding LRR receptor-like serine/threonine-protein kinase RCH1, producing the protein MRLPLPLPSPSPMRRRHLLLSLPLLLLHLLLAATFPTAAAAAGSSEVAFLTAWLNTTAARPPDWSPAAASPCNWSHVSCDGGGGVVTSVSFQSVHLAVPVPAGLCAALPGLVSFVVSDANLTGGVPDDLWRCRRLAVLDISGNALTGPIPPSLGNSTALETLALNSNQLSGPIPPELAGLAPSLKNLLLFDNRLSGELPPSLGELRLLESLRAGGNRDLAGPIPDSFSKLSNLAVLGLADTKISGPLPASLGQLQSLETLSIYTTELSGAIPPELGNCSNLTNIYLYENSLSGPLPPSLGALPQLQKLLLWQNALTGPIPDSFGNLTSLVSLDLSINSISGTIPASLGRLPALQDLMLSDNNITGTLPPSLANATSLIQLQVDTNEISGLIPPELGRLAGLQVFFAWQNQLEGSIPAALASLSNLQALDLSHNHLTGIIPPGLFLLRNLTKLLLLSNDLSGPLPLEIGKAASLVRLRLGGNRIAGSIPASVSGMKSINFLDLGSNRLAGPVPAELGNCSQLQMLDLSNNSLSGPLPETLAAVHSLQELDVSHNRLTGAVPDAFGKLETLSRLVLCGNSLSGPIPPALGQCRNLELLDLSDNDLTGSIPNELCDIDGLDIALNLSRNGLTGLIPEKISVLSKLSVLDLSHNALDGSLAPLAGLDNLVTLNVSNNNFSGYLPDTKLFRQLSASCLTGNAGLCTRGGDVCFVSIDANGHPVMNTAEEAQRVHRLKLAIALLVTATVAMVLGMIGILRARRMGFGGKSGGGGGGGGDSESGGDLSWPWQFTPFQKLSFSVDQVVRSLVDANIIGKGCSGVVYRVSIDTGEVIAVKKLWPNTTHAAAASCKDDGGTNGRVRDSFSAEVRTLGSIRHKNIVRFLGCCWNKTTRLLMYDYMANGSLGAVLHERRGAGAQLEWDVRYRIVLGAAQGLAYLHHDCVPPIVHRDIKANNILIGLDFEAYIADFGLAKLVEDGDFGRSSNTVAGSYGYIAPEYGYMMKITEKSDVYSYGVVVLEVLTGKQPIDPTIPDGLHVVDWVRRCRDRADVLDPALRGRSDGEVEEMMQVMGVALLCVSPTPDDRPTMKDVAAMLKEIRMEREDLANVDVLLKGGASPPPSHHGHAPVAAAAKLASSSTSSTPPSYRQGPSNSHSNSCSSSSFSAIYSSSNKAKSPFG; encoded by the exons ATGCGGCTGCCGTTGCCATTGCCATCGCCAAGCcccatgcgccgccgccacctcctcctctcccttcccctcctcttactccacctcctcctcgccgccaccttccCCACTGCTGCTGCGGCCGCGGGCTCGTCAGAGGTCGCCTTCCTGACGGCCTGGCTCAACACCACGGCAGCGCGGCCGCCGGACTGGTCCCCGGCGGCCGCGTCCCCGTGCAACTGGTCCCACGTCtcctgcgacggcggcggcggcgtcgtaaCATCCGTGTCCTTCCAGTCCGTGCACCTCGCGGTCCCGGTCCCGGCGGGCCTCTGCGCCGCGCTGCCCGGGCTCGTCTCGTTCGTGGTTTCCGATGCCAATCTGACCGGCGGCGTCCCCGACGACCTGTGGCggtgccgccgcctcgccgttcTTGACATCAGCGGCAACGCGCTCACTGGCCCCATCCCGCCGTCGCTCGGCAACTCCACGGCGCTGGAGACGCTGGCGCTCAACTCCAACCAGCTGTCAGGGCCCATCCCTCCCGAGCTCGCCGGCCTCGCGCCATCGCTCAAGAACCTCCTCCTGTTCGACAACCGCCTCTCCGGCGAGCTCCCGCCGTCGCTCGGCGAGCTGCGGCTGCTAGAGTCACTGCGCGCCGGCGGCAACCGCGACCTGGCGGGCCCGATACCGGACTCCTTCTCCAAGCTCTCCAACCTCGCCGTGCTCGGCCTCGCCGACACCAAGATCTCCGGCCCGCTCCCGGCGTCCCTCGGCCAGCTCCAGAGCCTCGAGACGCTGTCCATCTACACGACGGAGCTCTCCGGCGccatcccgccggagctcggcaACTGCTCCAACCTCACCAACATCTACCTCTACGAAAACTCCCTCTCCGGCCCGCTGCCGCCATCGCTCGGCGCCCTGCCACagctccagaagctcctccTCTGGCAGAACGCGCTGACGGGCCCCATCCCGGACTCCTTCGGCAACCTCACCTCGCTCGTCTCCCTCGAcctctccatcaactccatctcCGGCACCATCCCGGCGTCGCTCGGCCGGCTGCCGGCGCTGCAGGACCTCATGCTCAGCGACAACAACATCACCGGCACCCTCCCGCCGTCGCtcgccaacgccacctcgctcATCCAGCTGCAGGTGGACACCAACGAGATCTCCGGCCtcatcccgccggagctcggccGCCTCGCCGGGCTCCAGGTCTTCTTCGCCTGGCAGAACCAGCTTGAGGGCTCCATCCCGGCGGCGCTCGCGTCCCTCAGCAACCTCCAGGCGCTCGACCTCTCCCACAACCACCTCACCGGAATCATACCACCGgggctcttcctcctccgcaaCCTCACCAAGCTGCTCCTCCTCTCCAACGACCTCTCCGGCCCGCTGCCGCTGGAGATCGGCAAGGCGGCGAGCCTTGTGCGGCTGCGGCTCGGCGGCAACCGCATCGCGGGGTCGATCCCGGCGTCCGTGTCGGGCATGAAGAGCATCAACTTCCTCGACCTCGGAAGCAACCGGCTCGCCGGGCCGGTGCCGGCCGAGCTCGGCAACTGCTCACAGCTCCAGATGCTTGACCTCAGCAACAACTCGCTCTCCGGCCCGCTGCCGGAGACTCTCGCCGCCGTGCACAGCCTGCAGGAGCTCGACGTCTCGCACAACCGCCTCACTGGCGCCGTGCCCGACGCGTTCGGCAAGCTGGAGACGCTGAGCAGGCTGGTGCTCTGCGGTAACTCGCTGTCCGGGCCGATACCGCCGGCGCTCGGGCAGTGCCGCAACCTCGAGCTCCTCGACCTCAGTGACAACGATCTCACCGGAAGCATCCCCAACGAGCTCTGCGACATCGACGGGCTCGACATTGCTCTTAATCTGAGCCGGAACGGCCTCACCGGGCTGATCCCGGAGAAAATATCGGTGCTGAGCAAGCTCTCTGTGCTCGACCTCTCGCACAACGCGCTTGACGGCAGCCTCGCGCCGCTCGCTGGGCTGGACAACCTCGTCACGCTCAACGTGTCCAACAACAACTTCTCCGGGTACCTCCCCGACACGAAACTGTTCCGACAGCTCTCGGCGTCGTGCCTCACCGGCAACGCTGGGCTCTGCACCAGGGGCGGGGACGTGTGCTTCGTGAGCATTGATGCCAACGGGCACCCGGTGATGAACACCGCCGAGGAGGCGCAGCGCGTGCACCGCCTCAAGCTGGCCATCGCGCTACTGgtgacggcgacggtggcgatGGTCCTCGGCATGATCGGCATACTGCGCGCGCGGCGCATGGGCTTCGGAGGGaagagtggcggcggcggtggtggcggcggcgactcggAGAGCGGCGGAGACCTGTCGTGGCCGTGGCAGTTCACGCCGTTCCAGAAGCTGAGCTTCTCAGTGGACCAGGTGGTGAGGAGTCTCGTGGACGCCAACATCATCGGCAAGGGCTGCTCCGGCGTGGTGTACCGCGTGAGCATCGACACCGGCGAGGTGATTGCCGTGAAGAAGCTGTGGCCCAACACTACCCACGCGGCGGCAGCGTCGTGCAAGGACGACGGCGGCACGAATGGCCGCGTCCGGGACTCGTTCTCGGCGGAGGTGCGTACGCTGGGCTCCATCCGACACAAGAACATCGTGCGGTTCCTCGGCTGCTGCTGGAACAAGACAACACGGCTGCTCATGTACGACTACATGGCCAACGGCAGCCTCGGCGCGGTGCTCCACGAACGCCGAGGCGCCGGCGCACAGTTGGAGTGGGACGTCCGGTACCGCATCGTGCTGGGGGCGGCGCAGGGGCTCGCGTACCTCCACCACGACTGCGTGCCGCCGATCGTGCACCGCGACATCAAGGCCAACAACATCCTCATCGGGCTCGACTTCGAGGCCTACATTGCCGACTTCGGCCTCGCCAAGCTCGTCGAGGACGGCGACTTTGGGCGGTCGTCCAACACCGTCGCCGGATCCTACGGCTACATCGCCCCTG AGTACGGGTACATGATGAAGATCACGGAgaagagcgacgtgtacagctacGGCGTGGTGGTGCTGGAGGTGCTGACGGGGAAGCAGCCGATCGACCCGACGATCCCGGACGGGCTCCACGTGGTGGACTGGGTGCGGCGGTGCAGGGACCGCGCCGATGTGCTGGACCCAGCGCTGCGGGGCCGGTCGGATGGCGAGGTGGAGGAGATGATGCAGGTGATGGGCGTGGCGCTGCTGTGCGTCAGCCCGACGCCCGACGACCGCCCGACGATGAAGGACGTGGCGGCGATGCTCAAGGAGATCAGGATGGAGCGTGAGGACCTGGCCAACGTGGACGTCCTCCTCAAGGGCGgcgcgtcgccgcctccgtcccatcATGGTCATgccccggtggcggcggcggccaagctggcgtcgtcgtcgacgtcgagcacgCCGCCGTCGTACCGGCAGGGCCCGAGCAACAGCCACAGcaacagctgcagcagcagcagcttctccGCCATCTACTCCTCATCCAACAAGGCCAAGTCGCCATTTGGCTGA
- the LOC101766565 gene encoding probable inactive tRNA-specific adenosine deaminase-like protein 3 — MGWELTEVPGNPTPSLQGSTVDVVAANIEPKLANALIRQLSTICPLENLRHVKRVRRCTDCGKSDLSIILCLSTGSQTCSKQLPGDVQKIVDTYQLSPFIAKVAKCSATSKEEWEEQCKLWPTSYHPAHNLDIIRGFRNDELPSIFNCMKTAIQLSKAGNAAIIVDPSSMQIIAKATDQTHQHDTSAEGNKLAEVKANDTFSLDESTENNGNLLRPSSRLSKCNSLNMEVSCINPLGWTKRRTTEQKPLPCEGCFAWHPLRHAAMVAIENAAERDRMLFPSSTPITMPDSNGNLEDYSDNEPAKRLKTDTKDKEQSTDESCCGDLSETTRPYLCTGFDIYLVWEPCAMCAMALVHQRFKRVFYAFRNPVTGALGGVYRLHGEKSLNHHYNVFQVSVPETYLNGLSDC; from the exons ATGGGGTGGGAGCTCACTGAGGTCCCTGGCAACCCAACGCCCTCCCTCCAGGGCTCCACAG TTGATGTGGTGGCTGCCAACATTGAACCAAAGCTAGCCAACGCTCTCATTAG GCAGTTGAGCACGATATGTCCTTTGGAAAATCTGAGGCATGTAAAGCGGGTTCGTCGATGTACTGATTGTG GAAAATCTGACTTATCAATAATCCTATGCCTTTCTACTGGGTCTCAAACTTGTAGCAAACAGCTTCCTGGAGATGTACAAAAGATAGTGGATACTTATCAGTTGAGTCCTTTCATTGCGAAA GTTGCCAAGTGTTCCGCTACATCAAAAGAGGAGTGGGAAGAACAATGTAAACTTTGGCCAACTTCTTACCATCCTGCGCACAA CCTTGATATTATTCGTGGATTTCGAAATGACGAATTACCATCAATATTTAATTGCATGAAGACTGCTATTCAATTATCAAAG GCAGGAAATGCTGCCATTATTGTTGATCCATCAAGTATGCAAATAATTGCGAAGGCTACAGACCAAACACACCAGCATGATACATCTGCAGAAGGAAACAAACTTGCTGAAGTGAAAGCAAATGATACCTTCTCTTTGGATGAATCAACTGAGAATAATGGCAATTTGTTACGGCCAAGCTCCCGTCTTTCTAAATGCAACAGTTTGAACATGGAAGTCTCATGTATAAATCCTTTGGGATGGACGAAACGAAGGACTACTGAGCAGAAGCCATTGCCCTGTGAAGGCTGTTTTGCATGGCATCCCTTGAGACATGCTGCCATGGTTGCCATTGAGAATGCCGCTGAGAGGGATAGAATGTTGTTCCCTTCATCGACTCCAATAACCATGCCAGATTCAAATGGCAATCTGGAGGATTATTCGGACAATGAACCAGCAAAAAGGCTAAAGACGGACACAAAA GATAAAGAGCAATCTACAGATGAATCATGCTGTGGCGACTTGTCTGAAACCACCAGACCATATCTCTGCACAGGATTTGATATCTACCTTGTTTGGGAGCCATGTGCAAT GTGTGCGATGGCACTCGTACATCAAAGATTCAAGCGCGTGTTCTACGCTTTCCGGAATCCAGTTACTGGAGCGCTCGGTGGAGTCTACAGGTTGCATGGGGAGAAAAGTCTAAATCATCACTACAATGTATTTCAGGTTTCAGTACCTGAGACATACCTGAATGGTTTGAGTGACTGTTAA
- the LOC106804412 gene encoding uncharacterized protein LOC106804412 yields MGPGSEARVVLVSPEENRLRYAINLHFMASNNVTEYEALVNRLRIAIELGATWLYVRGDSELVVDQVMKESSCKSPLTAAYCQEVRKLEGKFQGIKLHHIPRKDNDAADSLAKLAVKRGSPPDGDFVKDLHEPSACIREDSTQMRPAPDRMLGSSNASTQPNFDQALGGSNPDTAVMLLDPIDRRAPLLAYILEEVLPRRGRKRAESLDAPKRSLPSVMHLQVESVGNTHVAS; encoded by the coding sequence ATGGGACCCGGCTCGGAGGCTAGAGTGGTCCTGGTCTCCCCAGAGGAAAACAGGCTCCGCTACGCAATCAACCTCCACTTCATGGCCTCGAATAATGTCACGGAATATGAAGCCCTCGTCAACAGGCTACGAATCGCCATCGAGCTCGGCGCAACATGGCTTTACGTCCGCGGTGACTCGGAGCTGGTGGTCGACCAAGTCATGAAGGAATCTTCCTGTAAGAGTCCCCTCACGGCAGCGTACTGCCAAGAGGTACGCAAGCTCGAGGGCAAGTTCCAAGGGATCAAGCTGCATCACATCCCGCGAAAGGACAATGATGCCGCAGACTCCCTCGCGAAACTGGCGGTCAAACGGGGCTCGCCCCCGGACGGGGACTTTGTGAAGGACCTCCACGAGCCATCCGCCTGCATCCGGGAGGATTCGACCCAGATGCGGCCAGCTCCTGATCGCATGCTCGGGAGCTCCAACGCATCGACACAACCCAACTTCGACcaagcgctcgggggctccaACCCCGACACCGCGGTAATGTTGCTTGACCCGATCGACCGGAGGGCGCCACTACTAGCCTACATCCTTGAAGAAGTCCTCCCCCGGAGAGGACGGAAGCGCGCCGAATCGCTCGACGCGCCAAAACGTTCGTTGCCATCGGTGATGCACTTACAAGTGGAGTCCGTCGGGAATACTCATGTTGCATCCTGA